A single Venturia canescens isolate UGA chromosome 1, ASM1945775v1, whole genome shotgun sequence DNA region contains:
- the LOC122412554 gene encoding transcriptional repressor protein YY1-like has protein sequence MASGDINMASSDIITEVEIQPDIQEVEIESIPVEIPCETVETTIDGDDGQPMITLQPLPEPGREEIILQTQEEIVGGDPLSVYDQIPVPDNDIYVESSPGPSRKTTKKARKGGNSRFRTPDHTIFGDMGSETKARKWEQKQVQIKTLEGEFSVTMWASGTDDDEGSNPEPDPDYTEYMTGKSSAKFNHSGSSVSDGMPGLDLSDPKQLAEFARPGHKLKVRKPPVMDGVERTIACPHKGCTKMFRDNSAMRKHLHTHGPRVHVCAECGKAFVESSKLKRHQLVHTGEKPFQCTFEGCGKRFSLDFNLRTHVRIHTGDRPYVCPFDGCSKKFAQSTNLKSHILTHAKAKSRNAIGRQVSQIQLQQPQFVQVEVADVDNQQFIVYAD, from the exons ATGGCGTCAGGGGATATTAATATGGCGTCTTCGGACATAATAACTGAAGTTGAGATCCAGCCGGACATTCAGGAGGTTGAGATCGAGAGTATTCCGGTGGAGATACCGTGCGAAACAGTGGAAACAACGATCGACGGTGACGACGGACAACCGATGATAACGTTGCAACCACTCCCAGAGCCAGGACGCGAGGAAATAATACTTCAGACACAGGAGGAAATTGTCGGCGGAGATCCATTGAGCGTTTACGATCAAATACCCGTGCCGGATAACGATATTTATGTCGAATCGAGCCCTGGACCTTCCAGGAAAACAACCAAGAAAGCTAGAAAAGGTGGCAACTCGAGATTTCGGACACCTGATCATACGATCTTCGGTGACATGGGTTCTGAAACTAAAGCTAGAAAGTGGGAACAGAAGCAGGTGCAGATAAAAACTCTCGAGGGAGAGTTTTCAGTAACTATGTGGGCTTCGGGGACCGATGACG ATGAAGGTTCGAACCCAGAGCCTGACCCTGATTACACAGAATATATGACGGGTAAATCATCAGCAAAATTTAATCACTCCGGTAGTTCAGTATCCGATGGAATGCCAGGACTGGATCTGTCAGATCCTAAGCAACTTGCAGAATTTGCACGACCCGGACACAAGTTGAAGGTTCGGAAGCCGCCAGTGATGGATGGTGTAGAGCGTACGATAGCCTGTCCTCACAAAGGATGTACAAAGATGTTTCGTGACAACAGTGCGATGCGAAAACACCTTCATACTCATGGACCACGGGTGCACGTGTGTGCTGAGTGTGGGAAAGCCTTTGTTGAAAGTTCAAAACTAAAGAGGCATCAGCTTGTTCACACCGGCGAAAAACCTTTTCAGTGTACCTTCGAAGGCTGTGGGAAGAGATTTAGCCTCGATTTTAATCTTAGAACTCACGTCAGAATTCACACCGGTGACCGGCCTTACGTATGTCCCTTCGACGGTTGTAGCAAAAAATTTGCCCAATCAACGAACCTCAAGTCCCACATATTGACACACGCGAAAGCAAA ATCGCGTAACGCAATTGGGAGACAAGTATCACAAATTCAGCTGCAACAGCCTCAATTCGTACAAGTGGAGGTAGCCGATGTGGACAATCAGCAGTTTATCGTCTACGCGGATTAG